A single genomic interval of Chitinophaga sp. 180180018-3 harbors:
- a CDS encoding SusC/RagA family TonB-linked outer membrane protein, with protein sequence MRSHVLAWSGLCYAFFCLSPGSAYAHPDRYPSAQQATDTTVPVVIKPSAADTSNKPKPDSAKPAQDTTQPKQDTTRPKQDTGKVRPKEDTTLILPPDKSALQKEAGEFPVTGVVKDDKGSPIPGAVIRNKRAKTNITSTPDGNYSIKASAGDTLLINVPSFAEQNVVVEKRGPVNFTLVPSSATKKVLGEVVVTALGIKKNPRSIGYAIQEVSGNAVQEAKEVNFVNALTGKVPGVQVNTNTGSMGGATKITIRGVKSILGDNNAFFVLDGVPMMNNVTNDPGQQNGGGGYDYGSPLQDINPEDIENISVLKGAAATALYGSRGANGVLLITTKKRPDVEKGIGVTYSLNAQVDKVAVLPKYQNMYGGGSGGKFDTLYYNQNPGGFLNEQSATYDDHDGRGRYDLMPQYKVDESWGPKLNGQIVRPYWSWDKDKNNPYFGQTDKWLPHPNNVKDFYRTGFTLTNNIAMAGSNDKGSFRLSYGNMNQTFVLPNATNNRNNLSFNGSYNLTKGVRAVASLNYTALKVKGRPGTGFTGPNPTLQFTMYGQRQLDIEKEKRYKYDDGSQITWNRTAWNDPRVSSSNGPYWNRYMDYETDSRNRVYGYAGLDVDATKWLSFSGRVFMDDYNTLEEERTAKDYAIGQYIKRVRTNREMNYQLTADIKKDFGKEFQLNATIGGNVMHRQWTVTGGATTGGLTTKGVYNLLNSVQPAQAFDQFFEKQINSAFATANLGYKNMLFLDLTGRSDWSSTLAKGNNQYFYPSASLSFVFSDLLKEWKWLSYGKLRGSVAAVGNDADPYRIYNTYDFIPPFGSSPISQFSSILYTQDLKPERTTEFESGVELKFLDNHIGVDFTYYRRITKDQLIPISLPSATGFAAAFVNGGSVENKGVEIGLNLNPIRLRNGFRWDINANLARNRNKVLNLYIQQYKTWLDYQLIGTDRRTQKVSVVGQVGEPLGTIRGTDYTYLNGQKVVDAQGRYVPSAVKPIGNAYPDYVGGVTNTFTYKGFYLSALIDFQHGGNFFSYTNLYGNKSGLLESTVENGIRENGIVVPGVTADGHPNTVNISAQDHFNYNGGNVISKANLYDASYIYLREAKFGYNLPDSWYRKIGAQAARISLYGRNLWLIKSNAPNVDPSNILNSASNVQGIEGGALPSLRSFGVNLNVSF encoded by the coding sequence ATGAGAAGCCATGTACTAGCCTGGTCGGGGCTGTGCTATGCCTTTTTCTGCTTATCACCTGGCAGTGCATATGCTCATCCCGACAGGTATCCTTCCGCCCAACAAGCGACCGATACCACTGTACCCGTAGTGATCAAACCCTCCGCTGCTGATACTTCCAATAAACCCAAGCCTGACTCCGCGAAACCCGCTCAGGATACTACCCAACCCAAACAGGATACTACCCGGCCTAAACAGGATACCGGTAAAGTCCGCCCGAAAGAAGACACCACGCTTATCCTTCCTCCGGATAAATCCGCCCTGCAGAAGGAAGCTGGTGAATTTCCTGTAACCGGGGTGGTGAAAGATGACAAAGGCAGCCCAATACCAGGCGCTGTTATTCGCAACAAAAGGGCTAAAACAAATATAACAAGTACACCCGACGGAAACTACTCTATCAAAGCTTCCGCTGGCGATACACTGTTGATAAACGTTCCTTCTTTCGCCGAACAGAATGTCGTTGTCGAAAAAAGAGGACCGGTAAATTTCACCCTTGTGCCATCTAGTGCTACTAAAAAAGTACTCGGTGAAGTAGTGGTAACTGCACTCGGTATCAAAAAGAATCCCCGCTCTATTGGTTACGCCATTCAGGAAGTAAGCGGAAACGCTGTGCAGGAAGCCAAGGAAGTAAACTTCGTGAATGCACTCACCGGTAAAGTACCTGGCGTTCAGGTGAATACCAATACCGGTTCCATGGGTGGTGCCACCAAGATCACTATCCGCGGCGTAAAATCAATCCTCGGTGATAATAATGCCTTCTTCGTACTCGATGGGGTTCCCATGATGAATAATGTAACCAACGATCCCGGCCAGCAGAATGGTGGCGGTGGTTACGATTACGGTAGCCCGCTCCAGGATATCAACCCGGAGGATATCGAAAATATCTCCGTGCTGAAAGGTGCCGCCGCTACTGCTCTCTACGGAAGCAGGGGCGCAAATGGTGTGCTGCTGATTACCACCAAGAAAAGACCTGATGTGGAAAAAGGTATTGGTGTTACATATAGCCTCAACGCACAAGTCGACAAAGTGGCCGTATTACCCAAGTACCAGAATATGTACGGTGGTGGCAGCGGTGGTAAGTTCGATACCCTCTACTATAACCAAAACCCGGGTGGCTTCCTGAACGAACAAAGCGCTACTTACGATGATCACGATGGGAGAGGCCGGTACGACCTGATGCCGCAATATAAAGTAGATGAATCCTGGGGACCAAAACTTAACGGCCAGATCGTACGCCCTTACTGGTCCTGGGATAAAGACAAAAACAATCCATACTTCGGACAAACAGATAAATGGCTGCCACATCCGAATAATGTAAAGGATTTCTACCGCACCGGCTTTACACTTACCAACAATATCGCTATGGCCGGCAGTAACGACAAAGGAAGCTTCCGCCTCTCTTATGGCAATATGAATCAAACCTTTGTGCTGCCTAATGCCACCAACAACAGGAATAATCTTTCCTTCAATGGTAGCTACAACCTCACCAAAGGTGTAAGGGCAGTAGCTTCTTTAAACTACACTGCACTGAAGGTGAAAGGTCGCCCTGGCACAGGCTTTACCGGGCCTAATCCTACCCTCCAGTTCACGATGTATGGCCAGCGCCAGCTCGACATAGAAAAAGAAAAAAGATATAAATACGACGATGGCTCCCAGATCACCTGGAACCGCACCGCCTGGAACGACCCCCGTGTTTCCTCCAGCAATGGCCCATACTGGAATCGCTATATGGACTATGAAACAGACAGTCGCAACAGGGTATACGGCTATGCCGGCCTGGATGTAGATGCTACCAAATGGCTGTCTTTCTCCGGCCGTGTATTTATGGATGATTACAATACTTTGGAAGAAGAAAGAACCGCAAAAGATTATGCAATTGGTCAGTACATCAAACGGGTAAGAACTAACCGCGAAATGAACTATCAATTAACAGCCGATATTAAAAAGGATTTTGGTAAAGAATTCCAATTGAATGCTACTATAGGCGGCAACGTTATGCATCGGCAGTGGACAGTAACCGGTGGAGCCACCACCGGAGGCCTTACCACTAAGGGCGTATACAATCTCCTGAACTCCGTTCAACCAGCACAGGCTTTCGATCAGTTCTTCGAAAAACAGATCAACTCCGCCTTTGCTACTGCCAATCTCGGGTATAAAAACATGCTGTTCCTCGATCTGACCGGCCGCAGCGACTGGTCATCCACTCTTGCCAAAGGGAATAACCAGTATTTTTATCCTTCAGCTTCCCTTTCTTTTGTTTTTTCAGATCTGCTGAAAGAGTGGAAATGGCTCAGCTATGGTAAGTTAAGAGGAAGTGTGGCAGCTGTTGGTAATGATGCCGATCCTTATCGCATCTACAATACCTACGATTTTATTCCACCATTTGGCAGCAGCCCTATTTCCCAGTTCTCTTCTATTTTGTATACACAAGACCTGAAACCGGAAAGAACTACGGAATTTGAATCCGGCGTTGAACTGAAATTCCTTGATAATCATATAGGCGTCGACTTTACCTACTACCGGCGTATTACCAAAGATCAGCTCATCCCAATCTCTCTGCCTTCTGCTACCGGCTTTGCAGCTGCATTTGTGAATGGGGGAAGTGTGGAAAACAAAGGGGTGGAAATAGGATTGAACCTGAATCCCATCCGCCTCAGAAACGGCTTCCGTTGGGATATCAACGCCAATCTGGCCAGAAACCGGAACAAAGTACTTAACCTGTATATCCAGCAATACAAAACCTGGCTCGATTACCAGCTGATAGGTACCGATCGCCGCACTCAGAAAGTATCAGTAGTAGGACAGGTAGGTGAACCGCTTGGAACTATCCGCGGTACGGATTATACATACCTCAACGGACAAAAAGTGGTCGATGCTCAGGGGCGCTACGTTCCCAGTGCAGTTAAACCTATCGGTAACGCCTATCCGGACTATGTCGGGGGTGTTACCAATACGTTCACATACAAAGGCTTCTACCTTTCTGCATTAATCGATTTCCAGCATGGCGGTAATTTCTTCTCCTACACTAACCTGTATGGTAACAAATCCGGATTGCTTGAAAGTACCGTAGAAAACGGTATCCGCGAAAATGGTATTGTAGTGCCGGGTGTAACTGCCGACGGGCATCCCAATACTGTCAACATTTCCGCACAGGACCACTTTAACTATAACGGCGGAAATGTTATCAGCAAAGCAAATTTGTATGATGCAAGTTATATCTACCTCAGGGAAGCAAAATTTGGCTACAACCTGCCCGATTCATGGTACAGGAAAATCGGCGCACAGGCCGCCCGTATCTCTTTATACGGCCGTAACCTGTGGTTGATAAAATCCAATGCTCCTAATGTGGATCCATCCAATATTCTCAACTCTGCATCCAATGTACAGGGTATAGAAGGCGGCGCGCTGCCTTCGCTGAGATCCTTTGGAGTAAACCTGAATGTATCATTCTAA
- a CDS encoding GNAT family N-acetyltransferase, translating to MIGFRIIEYGSCDYHSMVELRSDVLRKPLGLSFTTEQLQEEMNDILIGCFDHDNNKSVLIGCCILTPLDQHRVQLRQMAVSPDLQGKGLGRDIINFAERYAIDNGFDILTMHARKVATGFYLRLGYEICGEEFTEVGIPHYEMRKILK from the coding sequence ATGATCGGTTTTCGTATAATCGAATACGGTAGTTGCGACTACCACAGTATGGTTGAGCTGCGCAGCGATGTGCTCCGGAAGCCGCTCGGATTAAGCTTTACAACCGAACAGCTACAGGAAGAAATGAATGATATTCTCATCGGATGCTTTGATCATGATAACAATAAATCTGTACTCATAGGTTGCTGTATCCTCACACCTCTCGACCAGCACAGAGTACAACTCCGGCAAATGGCCGTGTCTCCCGACTTACAGGGTAAAGGCCTTGGCCGCGATATCATTAACTTTGCCGAACGCTACGCCATCGATAACGGCTTCGATATACTTACCATGCACGCCCGCAAAGTAGCCACAGGTTTCTATCTGCGGCTCGGCTACGAAATATGTGGAGAAGAATTTACAGAAGTGGGCATCCCACACTACGAAATGAGGAAAATCCTGAAATAA